The following nucleotide sequence is from Mesobacillus jeotgali.
TTCCTACTTTCACCTTAACCGAAAGCAGCTGCTCCTCTTCCTGGACACGTGAAGAATTGGAAAGTTTCCTGTCGAGCTCCTTCTTCAGTTCATCGTAGGAGCAAGTATCATCCAAATGGAGCGTAAGTCCATCTTTTGTTCCTTTTATTGTCACATTTTGTGTTTTCTTCATACTGGATGTTCACCTCATACGAAAAGCGCAAGCGCCTTGGTCAGCCCCGACCAGCGTTGGATGGCCTGACAGTGAAGTCGTTCTTTGACTTCATTGGCAGTACCGAAACGTCTCGAGGGGCTAGGCGCTGGAGCTAGACACTAATCTAAGTGTAAAAAGTCTAAACATTAATCATAAGAAAAGCGCAAACGCCTGGCAGCCAGAACAATTGCCTGGGACCGCACTACAGTTTCTTTGACTGCATTAAGTCATCTCATTGCAACAATGGTGGCTTGGCGCTGGAGCTGGACATTTATCTGCCGTAATAAAATCATTTCACCTGAAAGAAATTCGACATCCCTCCGCCAAATTCCTTTATTCGGGATACATGTACAATATTTTTATAGCTCCGATAAAATAATTCTAATCATTTCTTAACCGGTCTGCGGCATTCTCGAACTGTTTTTTAAATGGATAGGCCGCTAATATGATAAAAGCGAGATTCAGAATCAATGTAGGGACTAGTCTTATTTTAACATAGGTCGAAAAGTCCAGGTCAGTAATTTTTATCAGCAGCATCAACTCGTAAACTCCTACCTCCAGAAGCGCAATGCCAAGCAGGGATAGAATCGATACAATTAAAATATTGGTCTGCAGGATCCTCATCATGTTTGCGGCCAAATAAGCAATGAACGGGAACATGAATAGGTAGATCCCGATGATTTCCGTGTAGACGATATCAAAAAGGAGTCCAAAAATTAACCCATAAAGGATTCCATGTTTTGGGCTCAGGTATGCCGTCAAAAATAAAATCCCAGCCATGAGGAAATGCGGCACAAGAATCCGGTCACTGTTGAATAACTCGGCAGGCAGCAGTTCGACAAACAAACTTTCCAGAATGAATAAAAAAGCGAAAAGAGCAGGGAGCAAGAAACGGATCAATTGCCTTCCTCCTCGCCTTCGCTATCTTCCAAGCTTTCTTCAATGTCGACTGATATCATTGATTTTTTTACAACCATGACATGTTCCAGGTCATAGAGATTTGCTTCTGGCTTAATATATGCTGTTTGGTTCAAGCCAAATTGATCCGGGACAACTTTGACAACCTTGCCGATAGGAAGATCTTTCGGAAAGATGCCGCCCATACCAGTGGTGACGACATTTTGCCCTTTTTCAATTTCCGCATTATATGGCAGTCCTTTTAATAAAAGAAGCTCATTTTTCTTATCATATCCTTCGATCGTGCCATAAAGGGGCTTATCAGCCTGCAAGATGGCAGAAATTCTGTTGGTCGGGTCAATTGAGCTGATGAGCTGCACGGTTGCCGAAAATGGTGTTGTGCTTTTGATTTTGCCAATTAAGCCTTTTGATGTGATAACGGCCATATTTTTTTCAATTCCGTTGGAAGCGCCTTTATTGATGATGATCAGTTCATTCCATCGTTCAGGACTTCTGGCAATCCTGACAGCCTGGATTGGCTCATAGTCTGCTAGTGATTCTTTCTTATCTAAAATTTCCTGAAGCTCCTCGTTTTCTTTTTCAAGGGAGTACACTTTCGCTTCAAGGCGGGCCATATCATCAACGCGTTTCTTCAACTCTTTGTTTTCCTGATATGTATTTTGCAAGTCTTGAAGGTTTTCAATTAAACCAGCGATATAATTGGCCGGCCTGGAAACAACGGATTGCACCCAGCTGGTCGAGTCTTTGATAAACTGCTCGGGCCATGTCAATTCTTCTCTTTCCCTTAAAGAAAATCCAATCAATGCCACGAGGACTATAATGCTCACAAGCAGCATTATCAGGCGTTTATTAAAAAAGAACTGTGGCATGATTTACACCTCTAATCTATAAAAATGGATGACAGAAAGGGAGGGAAGTGGATATTCCCAGCTTCCCTTCCCTATTACCTTGATTCTTTTGCTTTAGTCTTGAATAAATCGATATGGTCCAATGCCTTCCCAGTACCGATTGCAACACAATCCAGCGGATCTTCGGCAATCAAGACTGGCATCTTTGTTTCTTCACTGATGACCTTGTCCAAATTACGGAGCAAAGCGCCTCCGCCTGTAAGGACAATTCCTCTGTCCATGATATCAGAAGCAAGTTCTGGCGGTGTTTTTTCCAGAGTCAGCTTCACAGCATCAACAATGGCGTATACTGTGTCACGCAATGCTTTGGCAATTTCTTCTGCCGTGATTTCAATTGTTTTCGGCAGACCTGTCAGCAAGTCACGGCCGCGGATTTCCATATTTTCAATGCCATCCGCATCTCCTGCTGAACCGACTTCCATTTTAATCGCTTCCGCTGTTCTCTCACCAATCATCAAGTTGTAAGTTTTACGGATATAATTGATGATAGCGTCATCCATCTCATCACCTGCAATACGGACAGACTGAGATGTCACGATTCCTCCCAGAGAGATAATCGCAACTTCTGTCGTACCGCCGCCGATGTCGACGACCATGCTTCCAGTTGGTTCCCATACAGGAAGGTTTGCTCCGATCGCTGCTGCAAACGGTTCCTCAATCGTAAAAGCATCTCTGGCGCCAGCCTGGCGAGTCGCGTCAATAACCGCTCGTTCTTCAACAGCTGTTATGCCAGATGGAACACATATCATGACATACGGCTTGCCGGCGAACCAGCCCTTATTCTTCGTTGCCTGTTTGATGTAGTACTTCATCATTGTCGCTGTTGTCTCGTAATCAGCAATGACGCCATCCTTCATCGGCCTTAAGGCGACGACATTTCCAGGCGTACGTCCGATCATATTCTTTGCATCATTACCAACAGCGACGATATTTTTTGTGTCCGTCTGAAGTGCCACAACCGATGGCTCTCTTAAAACGATTCCTTTTCCTTTAACATAAACAAGTGTATTAGCAGTACCAAGGTCGATTCCCAGGTCTCTTGTACCAATCCCAAACATATTTGTATCTCCCTTTCTTAACAAAAAATGCAATAAAAGAACAGGCAATCTATAACAAAATCAGTTGATTGTTCATAGGCAGATTTCCTGACAAATTTTTAACTTGTCCGCAAAAATCATAAATTATATTATATCGCATCGTCAATCAAAATCCTAGTATCATACATACCCTTTTTCCTTCAAACTAACATATTTATTTTCCCCAATGATCAAATGATCTAACAATTCAATTCCGACGATTTTTCCGGACTCGGCAAGCCGCTTGGTGACTTCGATATCCTCCCTGCTCGGAGTCGGATCACCCGAGGGATGATTGTGGACGCAAATGACGGATGCTGCCGATCTGCGGACCGCTTCTTTGAAGACCTCTCGCGGATGGACAATCGAAGCGTTAAGGCTGCCGATGAAGATCGTCTGCTTATGGATCACCTGATTTTTCGTATTCAAGTACAGGCAGACAAAATGCTCCTGTGTCAGAAAACGCATATCGTTCATTAAATATTTCGCACCGTCTTCCGGTGAGCGAATCACATAGCGTTCATCAAGGGTATGGTTAGCGATGCGCCTGCCGATTTCGACAGCCGCAAGGACATGGATCGCTTTGGCAGTCCCGATTCCTTTAATTTGTGTCAGCTCTTCCAGTGTTGCATCTTTAAGAAGCCGAAGGCCCTCGAACTGGGAAAGCATTCTGTTTGCAAGCTGAAGGACTGATTCCTCCCGCGATCCTGTACCTAACAGCAGGGCAAGCAATTCATGATTGGAAAGGCTCTGGGGGCCATTTTGGACAAATCGCTCCCGCGGCCGTTCATTTTGCGGATAATCTCTGATCATTAATGAATGTGTAGACAATAGATTTTCCTCCCAGTCATTGATTATGACGAGGGAAGTGTAGAAGAAGTTTCTGTGGTTTTCTTTTAATAAGGAAGGTTGTACCCGATTTTTCTTAACTCCCTGATCACCCTGGATACAGGCAGTCCAACAACTGTGTAATAATCCCCACTGATTTCTTTGACAAGCATGCTGCCGAATCCCTGGATTCCATAGCCGCCCGCCTTATCGAATGGTTCACCGCTCTTTATATAGGTGTCGATTTCTTCATCTGACAATTCCCAGAACGTCACATCTGTTTTTTCATAGAAACGCGTTTCCTTCTCAGGGGAGATTATTGATACTCCTGTGTAGACTGAATGGGTGTCCCCAGACAGCTTTTTGAGCATCTTCAAGGCTTCTTGTCCGCTTTCTGGCTTACCAAGGATCGTTCCATCATGAACAACGACAGTATCCGAGCCAATCACGAAGCAACCAGGATAATCCTTAGCCACAGTTCCCGACTTTCTGGAAGCCAGCTCCATTACTACGTCGGCAGGGCTGAGTGTCTCACTGAAACTTTCGTCTGCATCACTGCTCGAGATTTCAAAATTCAAGCGGAGGTTTTCAAGAAGTTCTTTTCGCCGTGGAGAAGAAGAGGCTAAAATGAGGCGTTGCATAAAATCACCTTTCTTTTCTTTTTGCATCAAAGGGAGATACAAGCTAATACTATCAAAGTTCACCTTTAGTAACAATCTTTAGTCATCTGTTTGGCAAAAAAAAATCAGAGCCTGGCGCATTTTGCCGAAGGCTCTGTTAATTTGTACAATTTCCCGGAAAATATTCTGGTATATTACTTGCCAATCGTCTGATACGCAGACAGGAATGGCAGGAGGCTTTTCTCCATTTCCGCCAGCTGATTGGCATCCTTCGTTTTCTGGTAGCTTATAAAAGCAGCTCCCGCCCTCTCCATGCTTGCCTTAGCCTTCAGGACAGTCTTATCTGCTACACTCTTGTCTTCAATCTTGGTCAGCATGTTCTGGTAATTTTCAGCTTTTTCCACTTCTTCCGGTGCAGCTGCCGAACCATTCATCAGGATGGCATAGATTTCCGGTGCCTGCCGGAGGAAGTCCGATTCAGCTGTTGTTAATCCGGATGCCGTTCCGCCTGCAATTTCAAATGGTTTAGCGTACACCTCTTCAACACCCTTAGCCTTGAGTGCCTCTGCCTGTTTCTTGGCAGCCTCAATACTTCCCGCTGTTGATAAGTAGACGGCGAACTGCCCATTCACTTGAAATAGCTCAGCTGTGACTCCCTGGCCGGCAAGGAGATTCACCCTTTCCTTCGCAGCTGCCTCTGTTGTGAAAATACCATTCTGGACGATAAAAGTCTGAATCGATTTTAACTCAAGCGACTCCTTCCCGCCAGCCGGTTTCTCTCCTGCTTGTCCGGCTTTCGGCTGAGCCACTGCTGGTGCAGCTGTATCTGGTTCTGCCGGAAGGAATTTAAGGAACGTCACTCCAAAGGCTGTCC
It contains:
- the radC gene encoding RadC family protein yields the protein MSTHSLMIRDYPQNERPRERFVQNGPQSLSNHELLALLLGTGSREESVLQLANRMLSQFEGLRLLKDATLEELTQIKGIGTAKAIHVLAAVEIGRRIANHTLDERYVIRSPEDGAKYLMNDMRFLTQEHFVCLYLNTKNQVIHKQTIFIGSLNASIVHPREVFKEAVRRSAASVICVHNHPSGDPTPSREDIEVTKRLAESGKIVGIELLDHLIIGENKYVSLKEKGYV
- a CDS encoding rod shape-determining protein; protein product: MFGIGTRDLGIDLGTANTLVYVKGKGIVLREPSVVALQTDTKNIVAVGNDAKNMIGRTPGNVVALRPMKDGVIADYETTATMMKYYIKQATKNKGWFAGKPYVMICVPSGITAVEERAVIDATRQAGARDAFTIEEPFAAAIGANLPVWEPTGSMVVDIGGGTTEVAIISLGGIVTSQSVRIAGDEMDDAIINYIRKTYNLMIGERTAEAIKMEVGSAGDADGIENMEIRGRDLLTGLPKTIEITAEEIAKALRDTVYAIVDAVKLTLEKTPPELASDIMDRGIVLTGGGALLRNLDKVISEETKMPVLIAEDPLDCVAIGTGKALDHIDLFKTKAKESR
- the mreD gene encoding rod shape-determining protein MreD, which encodes MIRFLLPALFAFLFILESLFVELLPAELFNSDRILVPHFLMAGILFLTAYLSPKHGILYGLIFGLLFDIVYTEIIGIYLFMFPFIAYLAANMMRILQTNILIVSILSLLGIALLEVGVYELMLLIKITDLDFSTYVKIRLVPTLILNLAFIILAAYPFKKQFENAADRLRND
- a CDS encoding Maf family protein; translation: MQRLILASSSPRRKELLENLRLNFEISSSDADESFSETLSPADVVMELASRKSGTVAKDYPGCFVIGSDTVVVHDGTILGKPESGQEALKMLKKLSGDTHSVYTGVSIISPEKETRFYEKTDVTFWELSDEEIDTYIKSGEPFDKAGGYGIQGFGSMLVKEISGDYYTVVGLPVSRVIRELRKIGYNLPY
- a CDS encoding SPOR domain-containing protein, which produces MDKQGKTITIKINGKDRPIQAGKKIQSNDNRKKHKQDGPNENLQYDQKKSSSYPINDSRGDRSKVYPLENDTALNESAAAQEQTEESFDWILPDPIDEETIKEYKIAPKQAKKQKKKGIGISVWNSKSKRSNRLYTTIIMNVLFAVLLGTAFGVTFLKFLPAEPDTAAPAVAQPKAGQAGEKPAGGKESLELKSIQTFIVQNGIFTTEAAAKERVNLLAGQGVTAELFQVNGQFAVYLSTAGSIEAAKKQAEALKAKGVEEVYAKPFEIAGGTASGLTTAESDFLRQAPEIYAILMNGSAAAPEEVEKAENYQNMLTKIEDKSVADKTVLKAKASMERAGAAFISYQKTKDANQLAEMEKSLLPFLSAYQTIGK
- the mreC gene encoding rod shape-determining protein MreC, translating into MPQFFFNKRLIMLLVSIIVLVALIGFSLREREELTWPEQFIKDSTSWVQSVVSRPANYIAGLIENLQDLQNTYQENKELKKRVDDMARLEAKVYSLEKENEELQEILDKKESLADYEPIQAVRIARSPERWNELIIINKGASNGIEKNMAVITSKGLIGKIKSTTPFSATVQLISSIDPTNRISAILQADKPLYGTIEGYDKKNELLLLKGLPYNAEIEKGQNVVTTGMGGIFPKDLPIGKVVKVVPDQFGLNQTAYIKPEANLYDLEHVMVVKKSMISVDIEESLEDSEGEEEGN